The sequence below is a genomic window from Chloroflexota bacterium.
AATCGGCTCCTGCGGAGATTTGCTGAGGCGCTGGCGGCGACGGTAATACAGCCGCGTCAGGGCGATTCCGATTGCCAGGCCCAATACCCCTGCTACCCAGGGATTGCCGATTACCCGTTCCAATATCTCTGACACTTCGGTCCAGCGCGAACCAAAGTACCACCCGAGCGCGGTGAAGAAACCGGCCCAGATCGTCGAGGAAATGCTGGTGTAGAGGACAAATCTTGGAAACGGGACCCGGGCAAGGCCTGCAAAAACCGCGACCGCAATCCGCAAACCCGGGATCATCCGCCCGACGATGATCGCCAGCCCGCCGTGCTGGCGGAACCAGTTCTCGAAACTCTCGATCTTGCTTTCGTCGACTCGGACGTAGCGCCCGAAGCGGCGCAGCATTTCCAGGCCGAGGCGACGAGCCAGCCAGTAAAGCACCGAAGCTCCAGCCGTGGCAGAGGCGGCCGCCACCGCCACCACTCCCACCGGGTGCGCTGACCCGAGCGCAATCTGCGACCCCATGAACATGATTGCCAGATCGCCAGGTAGCGGCAATGGGACGCCGGCTTCCTCGATCCCGATCAGCAGTGCGAGGGCGTAATACTGGTTGGCTTCCAGGAAACCGAGCAGCAGATCGCGGATCTGCTCAAACAGGTCGGCCACGGGTCAGCCTAGTAACATTCCGTGCAAATTGGTGACATAAAGTTTGGGGGTGTGCGGGATTGATTCTAGAAACGCAGGGCCCATGCTTGCCATTGCGTGTTTGAATTGATTGGCCGCGCAAGCCGGTAATTGATGATGTCTACGAGACGGTTGCCCAAGATGGATTTGATGCGTCGCCGGCATATGCATTTGGCCGCGCCCGTTGCATTCGCGTTGGCTATCGCTCTAAGCTTTGCACTTTATTTGGCCGGCGCCGAGCGCGGTTTGGCAGCAGTCATTAACCCTGCCAACCAAGAGTCATCAGGGTATTCGAATGCGGCAATTTGCGTCGATACGACAGATAACGATGGATTCATCGATGCTCAGCTGGTCAATACATCAGATTGCCCAGGAGACAACGATGGCGACCAGCTCACCTCGAGTGAGCGTTGGCTCGAGATCGATTTCTCCAAATCCAAAATCCGCTCCGATTTCACACCTGCTGCGGGCGAACTTGACGGGTTGATGCCAGGTTCGCGCATCAACCTTCGCGGAACCGGGGTCAACCAGAACGAAATTGATTTGAGCAACGCTTTTGTTGAAACAGATGGTGCGCCAAGCGGCAGACTTTTTGACGCGCTTTCCAAAGACCCTCTCTCAACGTTTGATCCGGGAGATCCAACCGGGTACCCGCCGACATTTCTCTTGGACGGCGGCGATGACGATACCGGATTGGGCAATTTGCCAACGTCTGTCGAAGAGGGGGGAATCCTTTACATCCCATTCAATTTTGGGAAACGTCCGCGTGGACTCAGCATTCCCGTAATGCGCGGAGTAACTTGCAACGTCAACTCCGGAACGCCTCCGTCAGTGACTTGCAATCACGACGCCGAGGTTGACGGATCCACTGAAGCGTTTATCGGTGACCGTGGGCAGGGTGACAGCGTTGAGCGCTTCGTTGCGTTTGAACTCACAGTGACCCACAGAGGCCTCGACTTCGATCGCACGGTACACGTCATGACCTCATCACGCGATCCCGACGACACGCTGTATGTGGTTCCGATCCTCATCAGTGGCGACCAGACTATCGACGATGACGAGAACGCCGAGATCAAGGTGGAAGCCGTCCAGGTAGGACAAAACCAAAACGGCGACCTTGCTGTCGCAATGGCGGGTGGCACGGCTTCAGCGCCCACGCCGACTGGTTTCGATCTCGAATTCCTGTACGACCGCGGGGCGGTATTGGCCGGCTACGATGACGACTTTGAGGACGATCTCAGCACCGCGGTGGATACCGTCCGCGTTGAGGACGTTGATTTACCTCGCTACCCGGTCTGCGAACGCCACCCGCAAGTCATAGAGGCGATCGAATCAGTTGCCGACGAAAAATGTCGGAGGATATCGCTGCACGCGCTCGGGGAAATCAGCGAGCTGGAGGTTTACGACACCGAAGACTTGCTGGAAGAGATCTATTATTCGGACCTTGAGGGGTTGAAGGGATTGACGTATCTTGACCTTCGCGGCAACGAATTGCGCAACCTTCCATCCAACGTCTTTCGCGACGTTGGTGTGGGGAAGAAGGACGAAATCGCACTCATTGACATGCGATTCAATCCTGGCCGACGAAGGGCAAACGATGGCTTCTTGGCGTCCGACGTAAGTTCCTCGGTGCGTTCCAATCTGCAACACCTGCAAGTGATTCGTCTGGACAGTGAATTCAAAGACGGTGACGGATTTGACCGCTCCACGTACTTCGTTTATGAAAGCGACGTTTTGGTATTCGAGGTAAGGAACGATGCCACGGCCCCTGTTGTCGAATTCTGGAAGGATCCTGGTGCCGCCGGAGACACCACGGTCGACCCTCCTGTATTGGCCCGTGCGGCCGATACCGCCGAGACCATCCCGGAGTTTGACGCAAATTCTGAAGACCACAGCGACTTACCGAGACTTCCCGGCGGTGATGGAACGCGATTGAACCTTGGAGATTTCGACCGGACAGACTCCGGAACCATAGGGGCCGGAACCGGGACATACATAGTCGCAATTCAGATGCCGTTCACGGGAGATGACGGTCGCGAAACCGAGACCTTCACGATGCGGTTACTAAATTCAGATCCGGGCAGCGTCCCAGATTTTGGCGACGACACTTTGATAATTGACACCGCCAAAGTGACGATCCGAGACGTTACGCGCGCGCGGTCTAGGACGATCTCGACTTCTTCCCAGGTTTACCAGCCGCCACGCCGACCGACTTCAAGACCCGCTCCGAGCGACAGCCCGTCGTTTGATTACCCGGCTTTCGTCATCGACAACCGATACGAGGTCGCGCCCAGAAATCCGGACCTTCGGCACAACATTCCGGATCTCAGCGTGAACATAGACGGCCGAACTGTAATCGCTGGATTCCTGAGCCATTACCGCAACACTGGTGACCGGGCTCGCTGGGGATACCCGACTTCGGAGGTTTTGGTGCTGGAAGACCGTACGCTGACCCAGTTCTACCAGCGAGGAGTTGTAGATTTCCACGATGTCGGCTCGGGCTGGGTCGTCGAGCGCCGTCTGGCCTGGGATTACGTGGGTGGCGGTGAGGGCGGAAGCATCGACCAGGGATTTGAATCAGGACCGTTCAATCCGAACCCCGGCACACTGCTGGGACCCTGGGGCAACCGAGTGTCAAACATCTCGATCGAAGGCACGAACGTCGGGTTCGCCGACTTCTTCAACCGGCTCGGCGGAGTAACTGCCTTCGGAGTCCCAAAAACCGAAGCGCGGACCGATATTGTCAGCAGTAACCGACTGCTCGGCCCCGAACAGACTCCGGGATTCATCCGCCAGTATTTCCAGGCCGCAATCTTCGAATACCATCCCGGTGTCCCGTCGGATCCCGTCCAACTTGCGCTGCTGGGCGATACGCTGCGTGATCGGCTGGTCCGCGACCATACCCGGGAACGCGCATTCGCCGCGGCAGGGATATTGATCGACGGCGAGCGCTACGTTCCCCCCGTGATCGACTGAAGCCGATCAACTCTCGCTAGTCGTTCCACTGACCGCCTGCTGAAATCAACCTTCGCTGTAATCCGGGCCGGCGGAACCTTGGGCGCCCGGTGCGGCTGCGCCTTAGGGGTTGATCGCCGGGACCCGGGAAGCAGTTGTCCGCACCGTGCTGCGCAGGAACCAGCGGTGCAGCACCTCGCGCAGATGGGCCTTTTGCTCGGCATGATCGGGGTCGTGCCAGAGGTTTTCGACTTCTTCCGGGTCCGAACGCAGATCGTATAGCTGGCCGTCCTCATCGCCCAGGAATTCGACCAGCTTCCAATCCTTGTCGCGAACCATCATCTCGTACTCGACCATGTGCAGCATCGGGTCCGGACCGTGTTCGGAGAACACGTACTCTCGTCCGCTGGCGCCAGGTTCGTCGCGAAGCAAGCCCATCAATGACTGGGCCTCGAAATGCTCGGGCGGTTCGACGCCGGCAAATTCCAGGACCGTCGGACCGATGTCGAATAGCTGCACCAGATCGTCGATGTGACGGCCGCCCTCAATGCGGCCGGGGGCGCTGAACATCAGCGGCACCCGCACCGAGCAGTCGTACATGGTCCACTTCTCGACGATTCCGTGGTCGCCCAGGTGTTCGCCGTGGTCGGAGGTGAAGATGATCACCCAGTCGTCCAGCGACCAGCGCTTCTCGATCGTCTCCAGGATCTGGCCCAGCTTCTCGTCGATCATGGTCACGTTGGCCAGGTAATAGGCCCGCTGGCGGTGGCGCCGCTCGCGCGGGGCGTGCGGGTCGAAAAAGATCGAGTCGGGGAACCGGATCTGCTGGTAGTCGCGGAACTTCTTCAGCGCCTCCGGTTGGGCCTCCATCTCCTCCTCGCTGACCTCCAGGATCGGAAGGTCCTTTTCCATGTAGGCGTCGGCGTAGCGCTTGATCGGGTCGAATGGCGGGTGCGGGCCGGGGAACCCCACCTCGAGGAAGATCGGCTTGTCGTTCTCGGGGAAGTTCTCCAGCCAGCGGATGGCCATGTCGCCGACGAAGACATCGGGATGCAGGTCGTCTTCCTCCCACCAGTCGTACGCGCCGTCGCTGGTCTCAAATTCCGGCCATTCCTTGAGGTCGTCGCGTTCCAGGCGCCGGGTCCCGGCCTGCCAGAGCGCCTTGTCCCACTCGTCGAAGAACGTCAGGTTGTTGCCGGTCCACACTCGCTCGGCGAAATGGCGCTGCTTGTTCTCGACCACGAACCGCTCGTTGAACCCATGCATTCCCCAGAATGGCCAGGCGTGCATCTTGCCGACGTTTACGCAGTGATAGCCCGAATCGGACAGGTCCTTGACCCAGGTCCGCGGCCAAGTCTGCTGGTTCATCAGGGCGCCGCTGTTGTGCGGGCTCAGACCGCTGAACAACGCTCCCCGCGAGGGCCCGCAGGAGGGCGCGTTGACGTGGCAGCCCGAAAAGCTGACCCCCTCGCGCACCAGGCGGTCCTGCACCGGCGTGTCCATGTATTCGTAGCCGAGCGCGTTAACCGTTTCGTAGCGCTGCTGGTCGGTGATTACGAACAGGATGTTGGGGCGCGATCGCGGCATGCCGGTACGACTTCCAATAGGGACGGGGTGCGGAAACGGGCAATCCATGATAAGGGCGCATTCGGCCGCGCGGCTTTGGGAAAATTGTTCGAGTCGGATGACTAGGGCCGGGAACCGGGAGCCATCGTGGAATTTGGCAAGCTGACGATCGACAACCCCAACGCGCCGGCGCGCGGTCCGGTGGCTGGCGACTACGCCCCGGTGGTGGTCGCCCCCTTCGCCGAATCCGGCTGCCAGGTGGAATTCGCCGACGGCGGCAGCGCCAGCGCCGCGCTGGCCGGCATACGACTGACGACGCATGCCCGCAAGCGAATCTTCGGCCTGCCGATCGGCCCCCGCCCCCGCCTCGGATTTCCCAACCTCAAGTGCCTGCTCAGCTTCCGCGGTATCGACAGCGGCGAGGTGCTATTGGATGACGTGGTGCGCGGGATCTGGCGCGATTCCTCCGGCAACCTGCTCGATCCGGTGATGGTGGAAGTCGGCGGCAGCGCCGACCTTCTGCTCGGCCTGCAGCTCGAGGGCGAGGATTTCCTGCGCGGCCCATTTTCGGGTCCGGGCCTGGAATCGCTGGACCTGGGCCGCCGGCAGAGCGTCGAAGTCCAGGTGAAGCTCCTGGCGGCGGGGCTGCCGCAGCACCTGGCCTACCAGTTGGATCTGACAGACGGGGCTCCGCGCATCAGCGCGGTGCGGTCGGCGGATCCGGATTTCGTGGCCGCGACCAGGAAGGTCACGCCCGGGTTCAACCGACCCGTCTAGGCCGCCTGCGCTCTGCGCAGCTGGACCATAAGCACCGCCAGGTCGGAGGCGGTCACCCCGGAAAGGCGCGAAGCCTGGCCGAGCGTGGCCGGTCGATGCCGCGCCAGCTTGATTCGGGCTTCGGTCCGCAGCCCCTGGATCCCCGAGTAATCGAGCCAGTCCGGTAGGACCGCGTCCTCCTGCGATCGGGCCCGTTCGACCTGGCGTTGCTGCTGGCTGATGTAACCGGCGTAAAGGCTGGCCAACTCCACCTGCTCGGCGACTTCGGCTGCAAACCCCGGCTCCCCGGCAAGCGTGCGCAGCTCGTTCAGGGTCACCCCGGGGCGCGCCAGCAGGCGGTGCGCCGGGACCGTCTCGCGCACCGCGGTCTGCCCCAGGCCCAGCAGGTAGGGGTTGACCCGCTCCGGCCCCAGTCGCGCCGAGCGTAGCCAGTCTTCGGCCCGGGCGATCTGGGCCTCTTTGCGCTCCAGTCGGTCCAGGCGCTCCCCGTCGGCCAGGCCCAGGCGGGCGGCGATCGGGGTCAGCCGCCGGTCGGCGTTGTCCTGGCGCAGCAGCAGCCGGTATTCGGCGCGCGAGGTGTGGACCCGATAGGGTTCGTCCAGATCCTTGGTGACCAGGTCATCGACCATGACCCCCACGTACCCCTGGTGGCGGCCGATCGTCAACGGCTCCCGCCCGGTCGCGGTTAGGGCCGCATTGATTCCGGCCAGCAGGCCCTGGGCGGCCGCCTCCTCGTAACCGGTGGTACCGTTGATCTGGCCGGCTAGGAAAAGTCCGGCCGCCGATCGGGCCTCCAGCGTCGCGTCAATCTGGTGCGGCGGCGCGTAGTCGTATTCGATCGCATAGCCGTAGCGCAGCACCCGCGCGCTTGCCAGCGCCGGAACCGATTCGAGCATCGCCTGTTGCACGTCGGCCGGCAGCGAGGTGTTGGCGCCCTGAACGTAGACCGAACGGTCGGCGAAACCCTCCGGCTCAAGAAACAGCTGGTGCGAGGACTTTTGCGCGAACCGCACGATCTTGTCCTCGATCGAAGGGCAGTAACGCGGTCCGGTGCTGGCGATCGTGCCGTCGTACATCGGGGCGCGGTGCAGGTTGCCGGAAATGATCTCGTGCGATCGCGGATTGGTGTGAACGCTGTAGCAGGGCATCTGGGGAGACCAGCGGTGGTTTTCGATGCCTGGATACCAGGCCGCGGCGGGTTCGCCCAGCCGGTGGTCGCGGTCCGGACCGAGGAAGGAGAAGTAGAGCGGATCGGGTGAACCCGGCTGAATCTCGGTCAGCCGGTAATCGATGCTCTCGGCATCAATCCGCGGGGGCGTGCCGGTCTTTAAGCGCCCGAGCTCGAAACCGTGTTCGCCGAGATCTTCGGAGATCCCGAAGGCGGCCGGCTCCCCGGCCCGGCCGGCCTGGAACACCTGCTCGCCCATGACGATCCGGCCGTTGAGGAACGTGCCGGTAGTGATCACCACGCAGCGGCTTTGGACGGCTTCGCCATCGCCGGTCACGACTCCGCCGATCCGCCAGGAATCGCCGCCGTTAGGTTCCCAGATGAGCCGATCCACCTGGGCCTGACAGAGCACCAGGTCCCGGCAGCGCCGCAGCGCGGAGCCCATCGATTGCGAATAGAGGGCCTTGTCGCACTGGGCGCGCATCGCCCGCACGGCGGGCCCCTTGCCGGTGTTCAGGGTGCGCATCTGGAGCTGGGTTCGATCGCTGTTGCGGGCCATCTCGCCGCCCAGGGCGTCGATCTCGCGAACCAGGTGCCCCTTGGCCGGGCCGCCGATCGACGGGTTGCACGGCATGCCGGCCACCTTGTCGAGGTTCTGGGTGACCAGCATCGTGCGCGCGCCGATGCGGGCCGCCGCCAGGGCAGCTTCGCAGCCGGAGTGGCCGCCGCCGACTACAACGACGTCGAATTCGGGAACGGAGTGATTGCGCGCGGTGCTCATATCCGGGGCGGGGTTTGGGCCGGTGCGAAAATCGGCACCGGACCAGTGTGTGGGCGATTATCCCGCCCTCCCTACAGCTGCCGGCCGCGGGCCCCTGCCGGGCCCCGGTTCCCGGCTTGAGCCTGAATTAAGTGTCAGGGGCCAAAAACTTGCAACCGGCGGACGCCTTCATCCTGCCCACCGAAACCGGGGCGGCGGTCATGTTCGACGAGCGTTCGCTCAGCGCGGCCGGCGAGCTGCAGCTCGAGGTGTACGCCCCGTTCGAGCTGTCGCCGGGCGAGATCGACTACCTGCGGGCCGAGTGCCAGCAGCGCCTGGCGACCGTCCCGCAACCGCGGTCCGGGCGCATGCTGCGCCGGATTCCGGTGGCCATCGCCGAGCTGACGATCCTGGGACTGCTCGCCTACTACTTCATCGACGGGGCATTCCCGCAATGGCCGGTGTTGCTGGTGGCGGCAGCGGCCGGATTCCTCCCCTCGAGCGCCCAGCTGCTGCTGCGGCGCCGCCGCCGCGGGCGGCCGGGCCGGATCCTGACGGCCGGTCCCGGGCTGGACGGGAACTCGGTCCAGCGGATCGGGCAGATATGGGGACTGACGGCCGCCGGCCAGGCTCCGAACCACATCGATTTTGAAAATGCCGCACGTTCGATCGGATGGTTGCGGGCAGCAGCTTTCTACCGGGGTCTGCGCGATCCGGCGCAGCTCAGTCCGCTAAGTTTCAGGGCCGCTTAGATGGAAGTAATCTGCCTGGCCATCCCCCTGGCGGAAGGCACCTGGGTCAGGGTTTCGCGGGCCTCGCGGCGCCTGATGGCGATCGAACCGACCGATCTGCCCGAAACCATCAAGGTCTGCTACGGCGGCGACCGGCAGCTCGACTGGGTCGGGGTCGAACTGGCCGCCCGCGCCGAGACGCAACGTATCTTCTACGCCACCCGGCCCGGCCCGGGAACGGTGCGGCGGCGCTTTGCGGTGTTGCGAAACCTATACGAGTTCGCGCTCGGCCTGGGCCTGCTGGCCTCGGCGCAGGGCATGGCGATACCGGCCCTGGCGGGCATCTGGATGCTGGCCAAGGCCGGCCTGCGCACCCGGCGCCGCATCCCCAGGCTGGGGCGTCCGGAAAACCTGGCGGCGAGCCCGATGGTCCGCTCGGCCCATTCCGGGCTGGCCCGGTTG
It includes:
- a CDS encoding sulfatase-like hydrolase/transferase — its product is MPRSRPNILFVITDQQRYETVNALGYEYMDTPVQDRLVREGVSFSGCHVNAPSCGPSRGALFSGLSPHNSGALMNQQTWPRTWVKDLSDSGYHCVNVGKMHAWPFWGMHGFNERFVVENKQRHFAERVWTGNNLTFFDEWDKALWQAGTRRLERDDLKEWPEFETSDGAYDWWEEDDLHPDVFVGDMAIRWLENFPENDKPIFLEVGFPGPHPPFDPIKRYADAYMEKDLPILEVSEEEMEAQPEALKKFRDYQQIRFPDSIFFDPHAPRERRHRQRAYYLANVTMIDEKLGQILETIEKRWSLDDWVIIFTSDHGEHLGDHGIVEKWTMYDCSVRVPLMFSAPGRIEGGRHIDDLVQLFDIGPTVLEFAGVEPPEHFEAQSLMGLLRDEPGASGREYVFSEHGPDPMLHMVEYEMMVRDKDWKLVEFLGDEDGQLYDLRSDPEEVENLWHDPDHAEQKAHLREVLHRWFLRSTVRTTASRVPAINP
- a CDS encoding DedA family protein yields the protein MADLFEQIRDLLLGFLEANQYYALALLIGIEEAGVPLPLPGDLAIMFMGSQIALGSAHPVGVVAVAAASATAGASVLYWLARRLGLEMLRRFGRYVRVDESKIESFENWFRQHGGLAIIVGRMIPGLRIAVAVFAGLARVPFPRFVLYTSISSTIWAGFFTALGWYFGSRWTEVSEILERVIGNPWVAGVLGLAIGIALTRLYYRRRQRLSKSPQEPIEVKSAELPPPAPEIEFKVSEPAEKKTLETDPQRERVWRSRPDSNRRSPP
- the mnmG gene encoding tRNA uridine-5-carboxymethylaminomethyl(34) synthesis enzyme MnmG, yielding MSTARNHSVPEFDVVVVGGGHSGCEAALAAARIGARTMLVTQNLDKVAGMPCNPSIGGPAKGHLVREIDALGGEMARNSDRTQLQMRTLNTGKGPAVRAMRAQCDKALYSQSMGSALRRCRDLVLCQAQVDRLIWEPNGGDSWRIGGVVTGDGEAVQSRCVVITTGTFLNGRIVMGEQVFQAGRAGEPAAFGISEDLGEHGFELGRLKTGTPPRIDAESIDYRLTEIQPGSPDPLYFSFLGPDRDHRLGEPAAAWYPGIENHRWSPQMPCYSVHTNPRSHEIISGNLHRAPMYDGTIASTGPRYCPSIEDKIVRFAQKSSHQLFLEPEGFADRSVYVQGANTSLPADVQQAMLESVPALASARVLRYGYAIEYDYAPPHQIDATLEARSAAGLFLAGQINGTTGYEEAAAQGLLAGINAALTATGREPLTIGRHQGYVGVMVDDLVTKDLDEPYRVHTSRAEYRLLLRQDNADRRLTPIAARLGLADGERLDRLERKEAQIARAEDWLRSARLGPERVNPYLLGLGQTAVRETVPAHRLLARPGVTLNELRTLAGEPGFAAEVAEQVELASLYAGYISQQQRQVERARSQEDAVLPDWLDYSGIQGLRTEARIKLARHRPATLGQASRLSGVTASDLAVLMVQLRRAQAA